The Argentina anserina chromosome 3, drPotAnse1.1, whole genome shotgun sequence genome includes a region encoding these proteins:
- the LOC126787591 gene encoding E3 ubiquitin-protein ligase APD2-like, whose protein sequence is MEDPGTDRSHHESVPSSSSPSTSQAQEQTEQQSEQRRSTSAFTYRVNVLISDVAAFDMNDDLWSGFIMLATLWFFAFMTLILGFFGSDDIQLGPNCSRLIQTNPFFVQTIKAQELEGTKPGSVLYGFYTRPPLDVEITWNESHHTLVTTAYHNEWVYFLNKGSTVDIYYHVKPSTSSPLTLVIAEGRESLVEWIEDPSYGNTTLSWNIIYGSGKIHQVISESSTYYIAVGNLNPEDVEVNLEFNIKSTLYNTSQAYYRCSIYNQYCSLKLSLLGETSAVLTSPGPEEEDDWYVKLSYGPRWLIYFLGSGVLTVLLLIAFRVCSIFRSAGEDRTDFQGNEASPVQTPLLLPKDDDALSWGSSYESISNDEENLEEFLGVNTLEGKSINGGNDNNTQRLCVICFDGPRDCFFLPCGHCATCFTCGTRISEEAGTCPICHRKMKKVRKIFSV, encoded by the exons ATGGAAGACCCAGGAACAGATCGCAGCCACCATGAATCTGTACCTTCTTCTTCGTCACCATCTACCTCACAGGCCCAAGAACAAACAGAGCAGCAATCAGAGCAGAGAAGATCAACTAGTGCTTTCACTTACCGCGTCAATGTGCTGATATCTGATGTGGCAGCATTTGATATGAACGATGATCTTTGGTCTGGCTTTATTATGCTAGCCACGTTATGGTTCTTTG CATTTATGACTTTGATTCTTGGTTTCTTTGGATCCGATGATATACAACTTGGTCCAAATTGCTCACGTCTCATTCAAACTAATCCATTCTTTGTTCAGACCATTAAG GCACAGGAACTTGAGGGTACAAAACCTGGGTCAGTTTTATATGGATTCTATACACGTCCTCCTTTGGATGTTGAAATAACTTGGAATGAATCACATCATACACTTGTGACAACTGCTTATCATAAC GAATGGGTATACTTTCTAAACAAAGGGTCAACAGTAGATATATATTACCATGTCAAACCTTCAACTTCCTCACCTTTAACACTCGTCATTGCAGAAG GTAGAGAAAGCCTGGTTGAATGGATAGAGGATCCTTCATATGGTAACACAACATTGTCTTGGAATATAATTTATG GAAGTGGTAAGATCCATCAGGTAATTTCAGAGTCTTCAACATATTATATTGCAGTAGGGAACTTGAACCCTGAGGATGTTGAG GTAAACTTGGAATTCAACATAAAGTCCACTCTTTATAATACCTCCCAGGCATATTACAGGTGCTCCATATATAATCAATACTGCAGCCTAAAGCTTTCCCTCTTAGGGGAAACTTCTGCTGTCTTAACTTCTCCAGGTCCTGAAGAG GAGGATGACTGGTACGTCAAACTGTCATATGGACCACGATGGCTCATTTATTTTCTTGGATCAg GTGTGTTGACTGTGCTCCTGTTAATAGCCTTTAGAGTTTGTAGCATTTTCCGAAGTGCTGGTGAGGATCGAACAGACTTTCAAGGAAACGAGGCATCACCTGTACAAACACCATTGCTTTTACCCAAAGATGATGATGCTTTGAGTTGGGGTTCATCCTATGAAAGTATTTCAAATGATGAAGAGAATTTAGAAGAATTCCTTGGTGTGAATACCCTTGAAGGGAAGTCAATAAATGGAGGGAACGACAACAATACTCAGCGTCTTTGTGTCATTTGCTTTGATGGACCAAGAGactgcttctttcttccatgTGGGCACTGTGCTACCTGTTTTACTTGTGGAACAAG GATTTCCGAAGAGGCTGGAACTTGTCCCATTTGTCAtaggaagatgaagaaagtGAGGAAGATATTTTCAGTTTGA